A genomic window from Streptomyces sp. NBC_01429 includes:
- a CDS encoding carbohydrate ABC transporter permease yields MSATTTPVRPRRRAPRAPGGAPMLLGPGRLPRALAGTALVVLAAAWLLPLVWAVVTSLQSERNVAKPGLSPFKGAFTLESYRQILDRGNVLTWAVNSFLVAGLVTLITVALSTLAAYGFARGTFRGRKALLAVTVAAIMVPPQLLIVPLFEQMLLFNLVDTYAAVILPQVVAPMMVFILKRFFEALPRELEDAARIDGASEARVFLSVVLPLSRPIVAAVAIFVFIGAWNNFMWPFIVTNDPGLMTLPVGLATVKDNFGIQYAQSMAAALLASLPLIVMFLLFQRRIVKSVATTGFGGS; encoded by the coding sequence GTGTCCGCTACCACAACTCCCGTGCGCCCGAGGCGCCGCGCACCCCGCGCGCCCGGCGGCGCGCCGATGCTCCTCGGCCCGGGGCGACTGCCCCGCGCACTGGCCGGGACCGCGCTGGTCGTGCTGGCGGCCGCCTGGCTGCTGCCGCTCGTCTGGGCGGTCGTCACCTCGCTCCAGAGCGAGCGGAACGTGGCGAAGCCCGGCCTGTCCCCGTTCAAGGGCGCCTTCACCCTGGAGTCCTACCGGCAGATCCTGGACCGGGGGAACGTACTGACCTGGGCCGTCAACAGCTTTCTCGTGGCCGGGCTGGTCACACTGATCACCGTGGCACTGTCCACGCTCGCCGCCTACGGGTTCGCGCGCGGTACGTTCCGGGGCCGCAAGGCGCTGCTGGCCGTCACCGTCGCCGCCATCATGGTGCCGCCGCAGCTGCTCATCGTGCCCCTCTTCGAGCAGATGCTCCTGTTCAACCTGGTGGACACGTACGCGGCGGTCATCCTGCCCCAAGTGGTGGCGCCGATGATGGTGTTCATCCTCAAGCGGTTCTTCGAGGCCCTGCCCCGCGAGCTGGAGGACGCGGCCCGGATCGACGGCGCGTCCGAGGCGCGGGTCTTCCTGTCGGTCGTGCTGCCGCTGTCCCGGCCCATCGTGGCCGCCGTCGCCATCTTCGTGTTCATCGGTGCCTGGAACAACTTCATGTGGCCGTTCATCGTCACCAACGATCCCGGCCTCATGACACTCCCGGTGGGTCTCGCCACCGTCAAGGACAATTTCGGCATCCAGTACGCCCAGTCCATGGCCGCCGCGCTGCTCGCGTCGCTGCCGCTGATCGTGATGTTCCTCCTCTTCCAGCGGCGCATCGTCAAATCGGTGGCCACCACGGGCTTCGGCGGCTCCTGA
- a CDS encoding carbohydrate ABC transporter permease, giving the protein MTTTAPTGAGAPTSASPPSTSLPDRPPLRDRLPFRDKSAAGRSNGLLFVLPFLVLFGLFLVWPVFHGLWMSLTDSSLALRDTSFVGFANYAEAFGDPDVWRSLGNTVFFTLISCVPLVLGSLAMALLVHSGLAGQWVWRLAFFAPYLLPVTVVTAIWLWLYQPDVGFGNQLLGALGMEPVGWLSDESVAMWSVAALTVWWTVGFNFLLYLAALQSLPEALDEAAAIDGAGAWRRLWSITLPQLRRTTVMVAMLQVLASLKVFDQIYILTKGGPNGSTRPILEYVYDVGFSGYRLGYASAVSYVFFALVIVISVAQLRFFRQED; this is encoded by the coding sequence GTGACAACCACCGCACCCACCGGTGCCGGCGCGCCCACCAGCGCGTCGCCGCCGTCCACCTCCCTCCCGGACAGGCCGCCCCTCCGGGACCGGCTCCCCTTCCGCGACAAGAGCGCCGCCGGCCGGAGCAACGGCCTGCTCTTCGTCCTGCCCTTCCTGGTGCTCTTCGGCCTCTTCCTGGTGTGGCCCGTCTTCCACGGCCTGTGGATGAGCCTCACCGACAGCTCGCTCGCCCTGCGCGACACGTCCTTCGTCGGCTTCGCCAACTACGCCGAGGCGTTCGGTGACCCCGACGTCTGGCGCAGCCTGGGCAACACGGTCTTCTTCACCCTCATCTCGTGCGTCCCTCTGGTGCTGGGCTCACTGGCGATGGCGCTGCTGGTGCACAGCGGACTGGCCGGCCAGTGGGTGTGGCGCCTGGCGTTCTTCGCGCCCTATCTGCTGCCCGTCACCGTGGTGACCGCCATATGGCTGTGGCTCTACCAGCCGGACGTCGGCTTCGGCAACCAACTGCTCGGCGCGCTCGGCATGGAGCCCGTCGGCTGGCTGTCCGACGAGTCGGTCGCCATGTGGTCCGTCGCCGCCCTGACCGTCTGGTGGACGGTCGGCTTCAACTTCCTGCTCTACCTGGCCGCCCTCCAGTCCCTGCCGGAGGCCCTCGACGAGGCCGCCGCGATCGACGGCGCGGGCGCCTGGCGGCGGCTGTGGTCCATCACCCTGCCCCAACTGCGCAGGACGACGGTGATGGTGGCCATGCTCCAGGTCCTGGCCTCGCTCAAGGTCTTCGACCAGATCTACATCCTCACCAAGGGCGGCCCGAACGGCTCGACCCGTCCCATCCTGGAGTACGTCTACGACGTCGGGTTCAGCGGCTACCGGCTGGGCTACGCCTCGGCCGTCTCCTACGTCTTCTTCGCGCTGGTGATCGTCATATCCGTCGCGCAGCTGCGCTTCTTCCGCCAGGAGGACTGA
- a CDS encoding glycoside hydrolase family 2 protein, with amino-acid sequence MPTPSVPRPEYPRPQFVRDDWLNLNGAWQFETDRGDSGLERGLPDRALTGTILVPFPPESELSGIGDTDFLEAVWYRRVVTLPAAWAGRRVLLHFGAVDYDTTVWADGVEVARHRGGFTPFTADLGDIAGAGDEVTLTVRARDPRSGPQARGKQAVQYANHDCNYTRVTGIWQTVWLEPVPELHLRRPRITPDLAGSAFHLELPLSGNRPGHRVRAVLTDADGEVWSAEVRADLDLAPRLYLPVPEDRRREWCPGDPHLYGLRIELLDAAGEVTDSADSYAGLRAVGIRGKAVTLNGRPLFQRLVLDQGWYPDGLMTAPTDEALVHDIEIALAAGFNGARLHQKVFEERFLYHADRLGYLVWGEFGDWGCETGGSSGDNQRPDASYTGQWLEALERDYSHPSIIGWCPLNETYQKLHDRVTQLDSVTRAMFLATKAMDTTRPVIDASGYAHRVTETDIYDSHSYEQDPAAFQRLMSGLAKDEPFVNAYENGAAYSLPYRGQPYFVSEFGGIWWDPAVAAAALSGEDRTESWGYGERVRDEEEFHVRFAGLTGVLLDDPAMFGYCYTQLTDVFQERNGVYRFDRGSKLDIERIRAAQLRPAAIEREGQEQGHEQGQEQDPA; translated from the coding sequence GTGCCCACTCCCTCCGTACCGCGTCCCGAGTACCCGCGACCGCAGTTCGTCCGCGACGACTGGCTCAACCTCAACGGCGCCTGGCAGTTCGAGACCGACCGAGGGGACAGCGGTCTGGAACGGGGTCTCCCTGACCGCGCCCTGACCGGCACGATCCTCGTCCCCTTCCCGCCGGAATCGGAGCTGTCCGGCATCGGCGACACCGACTTCCTGGAGGCCGTGTGGTACCGACGGGTGGTCACACTGCCCGCCGCGTGGGCCGGACGCCGTGTGCTGCTGCACTTCGGCGCCGTCGACTACGACACCACCGTGTGGGCCGACGGCGTCGAAGTGGCCCGCCATCGCGGCGGGTTCACCCCGTTCACCGCCGATCTCGGTGACATCGCCGGCGCCGGCGACGAGGTCACGCTCACCGTCCGCGCCCGCGACCCGAGGTCGGGCCCGCAGGCCAGGGGCAAACAGGCCGTCCAGTACGCCAACCACGACTGCAACTACACCCGGGTCACCGGAATTTGGCAGACCGTGTGGCTGGAGCCCGTCCCCGAGCTGCACCTGCGGCGTCCCCGGATCACGCCCGACCTGGCGGGATCGGCGTTCCACCTGGAGCTGCCCCTCTCCGGCAACCGCCCCGGCCACCGGGTCCGCGCCGTTCTCACGGACGCCGACGGCGAGGTGTGGAGCGCCGAGGTCCGCGCCGATCTCGATCTCGCACCGCGCCTGTACCTCCCGGTGCCCGAGGACCGGCGGCGCGAGTGGTGCCCCGGCGATCCGCATCTGTACGGTCTGCGCATCGAACTCCTCGACGCGGCGGGCGAGGTGACCGACAGCGCGGACAGTTACGCCGGTCTCCGGGCCGTCGGAATCCGGGGCAAGGCCGTCACCCTCAACGGGCGGCCCCTCTTCCAGCGGCTGGTGCTCGACCAGGGCTGGTACCCGGACGGCCTGATGACCGCGCCGACCGACGAGGCCCTGGTCCACGACATCGAGATCGCCCTCGCGGCGGGCTTCAACGGGGCAAGGCTGCACCAGAAGGTCTTCGAGGAGCGCTTCCTCTACCACGCGGACCGCCTCGGCTACCTGGTCTGGGGGGAGTTCGGCGACTGGGGCTGCGAGACCGGCGGTTCGTCGGGCGACAACCAGCGGCCGGACGCCTCCTACACCGGCCAGTGGCTCGAAGCGCTGGAACGCGACTACTCGCACCCCTCGATCATCGGCTGGTGCCCGCTGAACGAGACGTACCAGAAGCTGCACGACCGCGTCACCCAACTCGACTCCGTGACCAGGGCGATGTTCCTGGCCACCAAGGCGATGGACACGACCAGGCCGGTCATCGACGCGTCCGGCTACGCCCACCGGGTCACCGAGACCGACATCTACGACTCCCACAGCTACGAGCAGGACCCGGCCGCCTTCCAGCGGCTGATGTCCGGCCTGGCCAAGGACGAGCCGTTCGTCAACGCCTACGAGAACGGCGCCGCCTACTCCCTGCCGTACCGGGGCCAGCCCTACTTCGTCAGCGAGTTCGGCGGCATCTGGTGGGACCCGGCCGTCGCTGCCGCCGCACTGTCCGGCGAGGACCGCACGGAGTCCTGGGGTTACGGCGAACGGGTGCGCGACGAGGAGGAGTTCCACGTACGGTTCGCGGGCCTCACCGGCGTCCTGCTCGACGACCCCGCCATGTTCGGCTACTGCTACACGCAGCTGACCGACGTGTTCCAGGAGCGCAACGGCGTCTACCGGTTCGACCGCGGCAGCAAGCTGGACATCGAACGGATCCGCGCCGCGCAGCTGCGTCCGGCCGCCATCGAGCGGGAGGGGCAGGAGCAGGGGCACGAGCAGGGACAGGAGCAGGACCCCGCGTAG
- a CDS encoding (2Fe-2S) ferredoxin domain-containing protein, producing the protein MPARPAERASDNPADARANIPGRAPCRVVVCRDCCCGTPKVTGVDHAAQTARLRAETPVRVSACLDVCDQANVIVVQPSAAGRAAGGRPVWLGLVNDPEATEDIVAWVRAGGPGLAPCPEILDLYAFKPPRRSAAP; encoded by the coding sequence ATGCCCGCGAGACCGGCTGAAAGGGCGTCGGACAACCCGGCGGACGCGCGCGCGAACATACCCGGCCGGGCGCCGTGCCGGGTCGTCGTGTGCCGGGACTGCTGCTGCGGCACTCCCAAGGTGACCGGCGTCGATCACGCGGCCCAGACCGCCCGCCTGCGCGCGGAGACCCCCGTACGCGTCTCCGCCTGCCTGGACGTGTGCGACCAGGCCAACGTCATCGTCGTACAGCCCTCCGCCGCCGGCCGGGCCGCCGGCGGACGTCCGGTCTGGCTGGGGCTGGTCAACGACCCGGAAGCGACCGAGGACATCGTCGCCTGGGTCCGGGCCGGCGGCCCCGGACTCGCCCCCTGCCCGGAGATCCTCGACCTGTACGCCTTCAAACCACCACGCCGCAGCGCCGCCCCCTGA
- a CDS encoding extracellular solute-binding protein: MSSSPPAPGPRPASTPPPAAGVSRRGLLRYGMAGAGAALLASGPLTGCASPAASSSDASALRVWDLFQGGDGILMNDMIKAVSTARDGFTVDRTILDWGPSYYTKLAMSAAGGRASDVAVLHLSRLAGYAPGGLLDPFDLDVLAEFGCGEADFTPAVWKRTQYEGTVYAIPLDVHPFIVFYDRDAADKAGLLDPSGELAPMGSPEALLGAGKALADATGGSGILFGHVTDTAQSWRQFAALYAQTGAAFTLPEGGPAEIDTDAAVRVVSFMQRLFDGRTNPNNLDYNGAMAAFMGGRGGMAMLGEWELPALRKSGISLGAAPFPQVFDRPAVYTDSHSFVLPHQSDPDPARRREAHRYVAQMIKQSLTWASAGHIPAYQPVLARPAYAALDPQSSYADAGKVAVLDPPNWFAGAASNFQNRMCQPLQSALLGNTSAEKAVRQMVREADTLLRQPNPVA; the protein is encoded by the coding sequence ATGAGTTCTTCTCCACCCGCTCCGGGGCCGCGGCCCGCGTCCACGCCCCCGCCGGCCGCGGGGGTCAGCCGCCGCGGGCTGCTGCGCTACGGCATGGCCGGGGCCGGCGCGGCGCTGCTCGCCTCCGGTCCGCTGACCGGCTGCGCCTCGCCCGCCGCGTCGTCGTCGGACGCCTCCGCCCTCCGCGTCTGGGACCTCTTCCAGGGCGGCGACGGCATCCTGATGAACGACATGATCAAGGCCGTCTCCACCGCCCGCGACGGCTTCACCGTCGACCGCACCATTCTGGACTGGGGCCCGTCCTACTACACCAAGCTCGCCATGTCGGCCGCCGGCGGCCGGGCGTCCGATGTGGCCGTCCTCCACCTCTCCCGGCTGGCCGGATACGCCCCCGGCGGGCTGCTGGACCCCTTCGACCTGGACGTGCTCGCCGAATTCGGCTGCGGCGAGGCCGACTTCACCCCCGCGGTCTGGAAGCGGACGCAGTACGAGGGAACCGTCTACGCGATCCCGCTGGACGTCCACCCCTTCATCGTCTTCTACGACCGTGACGCCGCGGACAAGGCCGGACTCCTCGACCCCTCCGGCGAACTCGCCCCGATGGGTTCCCCCGAGGCCCTGCTGGGCGCCGGAAAGGCCCTCGCGGATGCCACCGGCGGCTCGGGCATCCTCTTCGGCCATGTCACCGACACCGCCCAGAGCTGGCGGCAGTTCGCCGCCCTCTACGCCCAGACCGGCGCCGCCTTCACCCTGCCCGAGGGCGGTCCCGCCGAGATCGACACCGACGCCGCCGTCCGGGTCGTGTCGTTCATGCAGCGGCTCTTCGACGGCAGGACCAACCCCAACAACCTCGACTACAACGGCGCGATGGCCGCGTTCATGGGCGGCCGCGGCGGTATGGCCATGCTCGGCGAGTGGGAGCTGCCCGCCCTGCGGAAGTCGGGCATCAGCCTGGGCGCCGCCCCCTTCCCGCAGGTCTTCGACCGTCCCGCCGTCTACACCGACTCCCACAGCTTCGTCCTGCCGCATCAGTCCGATCCCGACCCGGCACGCCGGCGCGAGGCGCACCGGTACGTCGCGCAGATGATCAAACAGAGCCTGACCTGGGCGAGTGCCGGGCACATCCCCGCGTACCAGCCCGTCCTGGCCCGTCCCGCGTACGCGGCGCTCGACCCCCAGTCGTCCTACGCCGACGCGGGCAAGGTGGCGGTGCTCGATCCGCCGAACTGGTTCGCCGGAGCCGCCTCGAACTTCCAGAACCGCATGTGCCAGCCGCTCCAGTCGGCGCTGCTCGGCAACACCTCGGCCGAGAAGGCGGTGCGGCAGATGGTCCGTGAGGCGGACACGCTGCTGCGGCAGCCCAACCCGGTGGCCTGA
- a CDS encoding RICIN domain-containing protein, whose protein sequence is MFRLCRPHFLTLRRPPSPGPLPASAPPARSGTAGRLHRRAARGLLLGLAGALSLTLAVPATSAPAADTTVTDAAPLATGTALRNGTGLYPRAIRLAYNGAANGRVLASVTTFDGDNGVGAIHESTDNGSVFREVGRIVDPESSAGQGQCCGTLFELPRQVGALPAGTLLWAASAGQDEPDRRMALRVWRSNDVGRTWSYLSSCATASGTGGLWEPEFSVASDGALVCHYADETDPAHSQKLSASRSYDGVHWQDRRDTVASGWAPDRPGMPVVRKLPNGSYFMSYEICNPGGQYQCVVHYRTSANGWDWGDPASLGFRPETVDGKYFRAAPTVAWAPAPDGGPNGRLLLIGQMLLNRDGTPAAESGRTVLANTENGTGPWYEIESPVRVTSPSANYCQNYSSPLLPSADGRQVLQIATDWDGSVCKPYYATGGITGSGDAAGVVDGALYRLVNANSGHCLDVAGDSREPGGNVQQWTCNGLTPQDWYLRAHGANTFTLTGRDSGHCLDVRDGSQTPGANVRQWYCNALAAQDWRLENVGRGYYRLVARSSGQCLDVAEGSRQPGGNVQQWTCNGLQPQLWQLRRV, encoded by the coding sequence GTGTTCCGTCTCTGTCGACCACACTTCCTCACACTCCGCCGGCCCCCCTCGCCCGGCCCGCTGCCCGCGTCCGCTCCCCCGGCCCGCTCCGGCACCGCCGGCCGCCTTCACCGGCGGGCGGCCCGGGGCCTGTTGCTGGGGCTGGCCGGGGCGTTGAGCCTCACCCTGGCCGTCCCCGCCACCTCCGCCCCCGCGGCGGACACCACCGTGACGGATGCCGCCCCCCTGGCCACGGGTACCGCGCTGCGGAACGGGACGGGGCTCTATCCCCGGGCCATCCGGCTGGCGTACAACGGCGCCGCCAACGGGCGCGTGCTGGCGAGTGTGACCACCTTCGACGGCGACAACGGGGTGGGCGCCATTCACGAGAGCACGGACAACGGCTCGGTCTTCCGGGAGGTCGGCCGGATCGTCGATCCCGAATCGTCCGCCGGGCAGGGCCAGTGCTGCGGCACCCTGTTCGAACTGCCCCGTCAGGTGGGCGCGTTGCCGGCCGGCACCCTGCTGTGGGCGGCGTCCGCCGGGCAGGACGAGCCGGACCGGCGGATGGCGCTGCGCGTCTGGCGCAGCAACGATGTGGGCCGCACCTGGTCCTATCTGTCCTCCTGCGCCACCGCGAGCGGGACGGGCGGGCTGTGGGAACCGGAGTTCTCCGTGGCGTCCGACGGGGCGCTCGTCTGCCACTACGCCGACGAGACCGATCCGGCACACAGTCAGAAGCTGTCCGCCTCCCGCAGTTACGACGGTGTGCACTGGCAGGACCGCCGGGACACGGTGGCGAGCGGCTGGGCGCCCGACCGGCCGGGGATGCCGGTGGTGCGCAAGCTGCCGAACGGCTCGTACTTCATGAGCTACGAGATCTGCAACCCGGGCGGCCAGTACCAGTGTGTGGTGCACTACCGCACCTCGGCGAACGGCTGGGACTGGGGCGATCCGGCCTCGCTCGGGTTCCGCCCGGAGACGGTCGACGGCAAGTACTTCAGGGCCGCGCCCACCGTCGCCTGGGCGCCGGCGCCGGACGGCGGCCCCAACGGCCGGCTGCTGCTGATCGGGCAGATGCTGCTCAACCGGGACGGCACCCCGGCGGCGGAGAGCGGGCGCACGGTCCTCGCCAACACGGAGAACGGCACCGGCCCCTGGTACGAGATCGAGTCGCCGGTACGGGTCACGTCACCCAGTGCGAACTACTGCCAGAACTACAGTTCCCCACTGCTGCCCTCGGCCGACGGACGGCAGGTCCTCCAGATCGCCACCGACTGGGACGGCAGCGTCTGCAAGCCGTACTACGCCACGGGCGGGATCACCGGCAGCGGCGACGCGGCCGGTGTGGTCGACGGCGCCCTGTACCGGCTGGTGAACGCCAACAGCGGACACTGCCTCGACGTGGCCGGGGACTCCCGGGAGCCGGGCGGCAACGTACAGCAGTGGACGTGCAACGGCCTGACCCCGCAGGACTGGTACCTGCGGGCCCACGGCGCCAACACCTTCACCCTCACCGGCCGCGACAGCGGACACTGCCTGGACGTGCGGGACGGTTCGCAGACACCGGGCGCCAACGTCCGGCAGTGGTACTGCAACGCCCTGGCCGCGCAGGACTGGCGGCTGGAGAACGTCGGCCGCGGCTACTACCGGCTGGTCGCCCGGTCCAGCGGCCAGTGTCTGGACGTGGCCGAGGGCTCGCGGCAGCCGGGCGGCAACGTACAGCAGTGGACGTGCAACGGCCTCCAGCCCCAGCTCTGGCAGTTGCGACGGGTCTGA
- a CDS encoding ArsR/SmtB family transcription factor, whose amino-acid sequence MRFTETAEEDIAFSVSPLLEAVHSWHVLTDPGHHALHVPWVRRCRRLPAALRRKMREHGFVVADYIPALFESRAGDHDADFEDQLAAVRALSPDLVAAELAQTLIDTVHRTGYGIVEDTTARDAVLAELQRSDADRAARLSRVLDDPCSVLESALTVLEDYWSAAFADEWERVEPSLYESIARAGSRIAHQGLFPMLRTLVPQIRIDPALRTLRLDRPHHHDIAVTRDRPVTFTAGHYVWPHVRVTCDTPWPLRVTYPALPLAPASAARPTSQEDTLTALRALAAAPRLQLITHLAAQSRSTQELAALLGLSPSVISRHLHQLTRAGLTTTRREGYYVLYSLDPARLDQIAAALTTLSPGPKPGA is encoded by the coding sequence ATGCGCTTCACCGAGACGGCCGAGGAGGACATCGCCTTCTCCGTCTCACCGCTGCTCGAAGCCGTCCACTCCTGGCATGTGCTGACCGACCCCGGACACCACGCCCTGCACGTGCCGTGGGTACGGCGGTGCCGCCGGCTGCCCGCGGCCCTGCGCCGGAAGATGCGCGAACACGGCTTCGTCGTGGCCGACTACATCCCGGCCCTCTTCGAAAGCCGGGCGGGCGATCACGACGCCGACTTCGAGGACCAACTCGCCGCCGTACGGGCCCTGTCGCCCGACCTGGTGGCCGCCGAACTCGCCCAGACTCTCATCGACACCGTCCACCGCACCGGATACGGCATCGTCGAAGACACCACCGCCCGCGACGCGGTCCTCGCCGAGCTCCAGCGGTCCGACGCGGACCGGGCGGCACGGCTGAGCCGCGTCCTCGACGACCCTTGCTCCGTCCTGGAGAGCGCGCTCACGGTCCTGGAGGACTACTGGAGCGCCGCCTTCGCCGACGAGTGGGAGCGCGTCGAGCCCTCCCTGTACGAGTCGATCGCACGGGCGGGATCCAGGATCGCCCACCAGGGCCTGTTCCCGATGCTCCGTACCCTGGTCCCCCAGATCCGCATCGACCCCGCCCTGCGGACACTCCGGCTCGACCGCCCGCACCACCACGACATCGCCGTCACTCGCGACCGCCCCGTCACGTTCACCGCCGGCCACTACGTCTGGCCGCACGTCCGCGTCACCTGCGACACCCCATGGCCCCTGCGGGTCACCTACCCGGCCCTGCCCCTCGCCCCCGCCTCGGCTGCCCGCCCCACCAGCCAGGAAGACACCCTCACCGCCCTGCGGGCCCTGGCCGCCGCCCCACGTCTCCAGCTCATCACCCACCTCGCCGCCCAGAGCCGCAGCACCCAGGAACTCGCCGCCCTCCTCGGCCTGTCCCCGTCCGTGATCTCCCGTCACCTCCACCAGCTCACCCGGGCAGGACTCACCACCACTCGCCGCGAGGGCTACTACGTCCTCTACTCCCTCGACCCCGCCCGCCTCGACCAGATCGCCGCAGCCCTCACCACTCTCAGCCCGGGCCCGAAGCCCGGGGCGTAG
- a CDS encoding YbaK/EbsC family protein, whose product MSTPEASWRAVLDADGCAYTVHAHAAAHSVAERQALPFPWTQAIKTLAFTTPDTPLLLVALRAQDRVDFARLASATGTSRSRLRPADAGPLAAEGLVPGGIPPVSHRPGVPCLIDTAVAEPARPVYCGAGSADRTLQIDSAVLARLPRARMTSVSR is encoded by the coding sequence ATGAGTACGCCCGAAGCATCCTGGCGAGCCGTGCTGGACGCGGACGGCTGCGCGTACACCGTCCACGCGCACGCCGCCGCGCACAGCGTCGCCGAGCGCCAGGCGCTGCCCTTCCCCTGGACGCAGGCCATCAAGACGCTCGCCTTCACCACGCCGGACACCCCGCTCCTGCTCGTGGCGCTGCGGGCGCAGGACAGGGTGGACTTCGCTCGCCTCGCGTCCGCCACCGGCACCAGCCGCTCCCGGCTGCGCCCGGCGGACGCCGGTCCGCTCGCCGCGGAGGGCCTGGTACCGGGCGGCATCCCGCCGGTCAGCCACCGGCCCGGAGTGCCGTGCCTGATCGACACCGCGGTGGCCGAACCGGCTCGGCCCGTCTACTGCGGTGCCGGATCCGCCGACCGCACCCTCCAGATCGACTCCGCCGTCCTGGCACGCCTCCCTCGCGCCCGGATGACATCGGTGTCCCGGTAG
- a CDS encoding LacI family DNA-binding transcriptional regulator — protein sequence MARPRIKDVARHAGVSEKTVSNVINDYVHVSDRTRRVVREAIDHLGYRVNLAGRHLRTGRSGVIALVVPELDVPYFAELARHVIRAAEQCSLTVLVHQSGGERLHELAALSGFGSDFVDGVILSPLALTSDDLREHAGSPPTVLLGELLEEGADHVAIDNERAAREATEHLIARGHRDILVIGGRDEPGLGTAEARTRGYRAALSAAGIAYDAAALLPVAAFRMPDGAAAAARALTGGARPDALLCLNDQLALGALRALHEHGVRVPEDIAVMGFDDVEGGRYSVPTLSTVAPDKGAVATAAVHLLRHRIDEVNRPRDGADATAAAPLSPQDRVVAHRLVLRESTEGARH from the coding sequence GTGGCACGACCCAGGATCAAGGACGTCGCACGGCATGCGGGCGTGTCGGAGAAGACCGTCTCGAACGTGATCAACGACTACGTCCATGTCTCCGACCGGACCCGGCGCGTGGTCCGTGAGGCCATCGACCATCTCGGCTACCGGGTGAACCTGGCCGGCCGCCATCTGCGCACCGGGCGCAGCGGGGTCATCGCCCTGGTCGTACCGGAGCTGGACGTCCCGTACTTCGCCGAGCTGGCCCGGCATGTGATCCGCGCGGCCGAGCAGTGCTCACTGACCGTGCTGGTCCACCAGTCCGGCGGGGAGCGCCTCCACGAGCTGGCGGCGCTGTCGGGGTTCGGCTCCGACTTCGTCGACGGTGTCATCCTCAGCCCGCTCGCCCTGACCTCCGACGATCTGCGCGAACACGCGGGGTCGCCGCCGACGGTCCTGCTGGGCGAGCTGCTGGAGGAGGGGGCGGACCACGTGGCGATCGACAACGAGCGCGCCGCGCGCGAGGCCACCGAGCATCTGATCGCCCGCGGGCACCGCGACATCCTGGTCATCGGGGGCCGGGACGAGCCGGGGCTGGGCACCGCGGAGGCGCGCACCCGCGGATACCGCGCGGCCCTGTCGGCGGCGGGCATCGCCTACGACGCGGCGGCACTGCTCCCCGTGGCGGCCTTCCGGATGCCCGACGGGGCCGCGGCGGCGGCCCGCGCGCTGACCGGCGGCGCCCGCCCCGACGCGCTGCTGTGCCTCAACGACCAGCTGGCCCTGGGGGCGTTGCGCGCGCTGCACGAGCACGGGGTGCGTGTGCCCGAGGACATCGCCGTGATGGGCTTCGACGATGTGGAGGGCGGCCGGTACAGCGTTCCGACGCTGAGCACCGTGGCGCCCGACAAGGGAGCGGTGGCCACGGCCGCCGTGCATCTGCTGCGGCACCGCATCGACGAGGTGAACCGGCCGCGCGACGGGGCGGACGCGACGGCGGCGGCGCCCCTGTCACCGCAGGACCGCGTCGTGGCGCACCGTCTGGTCCTGCGGGAGAGCACCGAGGGCGCGCGGCACTGA